TGCTACAAAACACATAAAGCAAATACTGATAGAATTGTGAAGAGAAATAGCAAAACCAACAACTATAGTCAGGGATTTTAATACTTCACTTCTCGATAATTGGTAGAACTAGTAGGCTGAAATTTAGGAAATATATAAATTGTCTCTGCTCTTGTTATGTCTATTCAACATTGTTCTGGCAGCTTGAGCCAGTGCAAcaggcaaaataataataataataattaattaaaagcatcaagattggaaagaaataaaactatccatttgcagacaacatgatcatCTGTGTAGAAAACCATACGAAACTCCCCCAAAGCAATTAACACAAGTAAGTTTAACAAAACCGCAGAATACCACgtcaaatacaaaatttaataGTCTCGTGAGTCTAGACGTATGCCAGACTTACCAAGTTGTATACTTTTAAGTATGTACACTTTACCATGTGTCAATGGCAcctcaaaaaatgtttttgaaagacaTTAAGAAGAGGCAAATACAAAAGGGAGGAATAGCTAGCAGAACTGTGGAGTGAGTCAGACTTTTAAACTACAAAAGTGGGGCATACCAAGAAATCAGTTGAAGATTGAACAAATGCAGCAGAGAATGTGATAATTGAAGTTCAAGTATGCACACACACCTGCCTATAAAACGGGACCTCTACTCTATGAAAATATCATAATGAGAAAAACTTCATGAATATTTAGTAAATAGTAATTAAAGGTAGAGCCCCACGTGGTCTTGGGAAAAGATATGAGAGCACAGGAGTGTTTTGTGCCAGAAACAAGGGGTGAGGTCTTGAGGAAAAGAATTCTTATAAATGGGCTAACTTGTGCTCACTGCACTTCTAGATGTGAAACATACCTGGGACGTTGGTATGCACCCCTAGCTGCATAGACACATAGCAGCTCCTGTTTTACCTGTCAGTATCACTTTCTGTAAATATTATCTGCCTGAAAAATGAAGATGTTTACTTTCCTCATGGCCTGTGTCTTCTAGGCTGATCCCCAAGCAATGGTAGCAGGGTGATATTTAGAGTACTCTCCATTATTCCACAGGAGCACTAGACCAGTCAAGGCTATGCTACTTGTGAATACTGTAACTAGTATGAAATGCAAGTTTTTACAGGAggaatcatgttttatttttctttgtagccCTATAGTTCAGCAATATTCTGGAATTCCAGGAGAATCCCCAGTGTGTTCATTCCTAGTGTATCACACACGGAGCagctaaaacaacagaaatttgtccACTCACAGtattggaggctggaagttcaaaacCAAGGTATTGACAGGACTGTGCTCCATCCAAAGCCTCTAGGGGAGGACCCTTCCTTGCATCTTCAAGCTTCTGGTAGTCCCAGGCTTTCCTTGGCTTATGGCAGCATCACTCCAATCCCTgtttccatcttcacatggctgttTCCTCTCTAGATGTATCTCTATTTCTTTGCCTCTTCTATAAGGACACAAGTCGTATTGGATTAAAGCTCACTGTAattgtgacctcatcttaacttgatcatatctgcaaagaccccgttttcaaataaggtcacatttataGGTATCAGGGTTAAGACTTGAGCATATATTTTGGGTGgaaacaattcaacccataataccAGCAAATATTATgagttaattaaaaaatagagaataaaaattaaaggtaCTCCACTTTTTGTCTGTCTGCATGCAGATAGGAGTGCCTAGAATACAAGAATGAATGAAGGGCTGGGACAATTTATTGGAGGTTCTTGCAGGCACAGTCTGGGCTAGAGGTCTCTGAGGTTAATATAATAGACAGTACAGTTTGGGAGGCTTAGCATGATGGGTCAGGCTCCTTTCTGTGAGGCCCTTCCTCAGCCTCTACCTATCAATCTCATGTGGGTCTTCAAAGCCTGGGTTTGCAGATTAGGGGCTATGGGGATACCTATGCTCGCTGGATGGGACACCCCAGAGGCCATTTCCCACTGCTGTTGACTCACCTCCAGTCAAGTCCTAGTTTACCTTCACCCTTAAATCCaacttagatttttaattttaatacctAAAAGCTGCCATATTGCTGAGGCCATCTGTCCTTATAATTGCATTTGTAGACCACTTTACAGTTTATGCAGTGTGGCAATTTACAAGAAGTTAGTTATCTTCACGACCCTTTGTTTCTATTTCACATATGAGAAAACAGGTTCAacaggtgaagtgacttgcctggGGGATCTCATAGTAAATAAATGGGCAGAACAGGAAATGGAGCTAAGGTCTTCCAATTCCGAATCCTGTTCTGTTTTCCTTACATCAGATGCTTGCTATAGAATGAATCtgtgtgtcccctcaaaattcatatgttgaaaccctaatccccaaggtgatggGATTTGGAAGTGGGGCCTTGGGGGGTAATTGGTCAAGAAAGTgtagccctcatgaatgggattagtgctctctCAGGAAGATACAGGAGAGAGATTGCTTCGCCTCTCTCtcttccatgtgaggacacagcgggAAAACAGCTGTCTATCCACCAGGAAGCTGGTCCTCAAAAAACACCAAATCTGCCCTCATTCTGATCTTAGACTTCGTGgatccagaactgggagaaacgaacgcctgttgtttaagccaccctgtctatgatattttgttacaccACCCGAGCAGACTAAAATCATGCTTATCCTTTAAAAACTATAACAGTCTGGGTGAAGAGAAGTTTCTCCTTGAAGAAGGAAGAAGATTTAGGTGTTCAAAGGCTTCTGTCCAAATCTGGTTGAATTGTGATTAAGTTCAAGGAAAGTTGAAAAATTCATTCAGCTTCAATGATATTTTCATCTCCTCTCTATTCCCTTGGGTCTGGGAGCTCCAGAAAACATTCCCAGAATGggtgggaagaagagagaggaggggTTCTGTTAATAGCTCCCAGGTTTTAGTATTTGTGTCTCTTTGCCGAGAGGTATCAGCGTGGAACAGCTTTGGGGATGGTGACAACTGGGTTTAAATAAAAGATTCACCATTTATTAGCTGTATGGCCTCCTTCGATTTGTTTAACCTCTCTCAGGCTCACTTTACTCATTTGTGAAGCTTGCTACCTTTCTTGAAAGACTGATCTGTGGGTTAAATGAATCTTGCTTCCTATTTTGTCTTTCCCTTCATCTCTTAGGAAAGGTCTTTGTTTCAGAGTTTGGTTCCTACAGTGGGGTCATATATATGGATGGGGATTCAAGTGCACAGAAATGACACCTACCTGGCAAGGGGCATTTATGGGCTCAGTGAGGGATGCAGGCTCCAAATTTGAATTTTTTGGCCCTCGTTTGCTGTTGGGACACTGGACAATTATCCAACTTGTATACATCTAAGAGCCACAGATGATGAATAGGCACACTTTTTAAGACATTTGATGTGTGATTCATAATTCATAATTATTGCAGATAATATCTGACACCTGTGAAAGATAATATCTACAAGATATTGGTCACTGAGCTAATCACCAAAGAGGGTGGGCTGGGTCAGGCAAGAAGGCCACAATGAAAGGGACCTAGGATTACAGTGAAAAGAGTTGGGATAACAAGAACCCCTAGAGTTTGTGCAGGGCCATCGTTTACAAAGCTCTTGCACACTTCGGTCCTTCAGGTCACACTCCATTATCTGGGTGACTCTCggcctttctttcctctctagaCCTTAGCTGCTTTATCAAAAATTGTAAGACTTGGACTTGATAGTGGTTTTCAAACATATTATCTCAGTCCATTCAGGCTGTTACAACGAAGTACCTTAGgctatgtaatttataaataatagaaatgtatttctcccagttctggaggctgggaagtccatgatcaaggtgccagcaggttcagtgtctgtTGAGGGTTACTCTCTGCTTCAACATGGTgcctcttgctgtgtcctcacacggtgGAACGGACAAGGCAGCTCCCCTCAACTTCCTTTATAAGGCCACTAATCTTATTCATGAGGACAGAACCCTCATGACTTACTTCCAAAAGGCCCTGCCTTTTAATGCTATCACATTTGGTATTAGTTTCCAGCATATGaaatttggagggacacaaacattcagaccatagcacataTATACAAGTgaaacttttcattttccttcctagAAGTCTACATAACAACTAATGTGTAAAAACTGGTAAAAGTGGAGCTGCTTCGGTTGCAGCAGGGGAGGGTCTCTGTAACCTCTGTTTGACGGATCCTAATAGATCCTCCATTCCGGTACCACTGCCCAGTCAAAAGAACTCTGCCCTGGAATCCCTGTGGCTGATCATAGTAACAGTCACTATTCCAGCCTAGGCAGGGCTAAGCCCTTCACACACTTTAGCTCAGTCAACCCTCCCAACAGCCTTGGTCCTCATAATAGGTAAGTAGTTCACAGCAGCGTAGAAACTCAGAGCCCAGGCCTGCTACCTCCCCACGCCTCTGCCCTCACTCCTGTGGCCCAGGCCCCTTGACCTGCCCCAGGTCCAGATTGGTAGAAAAAAGGATAAAGTGTCTATCCCCAAGGGGATTAGAAAATGAAAGGTTTCTACTGGCTAAGTCTTCAGAGGGCAAGGGAGCAGGAGCTTGCTGGGTCTGGGTTTCCACCGAGATGGAAGCTCATTATATAGTGGCTTGGGGTGTGCATGCCAGCAACCCACCCCCGGCCCCCAGCAACCACACAGGCGAATGGTCGACAGTGCACGAGTCAAATGGGCATTCATTAGGCAACAGACCCATGTCTGCTTAATCACAGGcagggaaaagaacaaaaaaaattggaTCAGCCTATATGTGCCCTAGCAAAAGCCAATGATAGGTGTCAATACTTACGAAGTCTGCTCCTGTTATAATAATGTGCATCTTAGACAGCCAGGGTTGGAAGGAAATTTTGGAGCATACAGAGGCCACCCTCCCCTGGCACAAATTATATCCATGAACAGTTATTTGCTGAACAcctccatgtgccaggcactgggtcaGGTGCCTGCTGCTGAGCCAGGCGCTAAGGACACAGAAGGGATGTCACTGAATAATAAGCACTTTGTGAATTTAGAAGACTGGTCCAATTGGCCAGGAAGCCTCTGCTTCAGCCACATCCTCTTGTAAACCACAAACTCCAGTCTTTGCAAGATCTTTTATGAACTCCATCCAGGGCTTGGCATTCATGGTGTTAACTTGGATAAGTCTCTAAATACTTCTCACACCATCCTCCCTGCATAGAGTGCTGCTGCTGTCTCTCTTATTATCTAAGTTCTTTTCGTTCCGGACTCTGCTTCAGGTGCTACCCCTTCCAGGACACCTTCTGACGGACCTAGACAGGAGTTGTCCATCTGATGGGCTTCCATCAATCCTGGGTGTGTGTACCCCACCACTTGATTCTACTCATTGCATTTGTCTGTTTCCATGTCTCTTCCCAGCACACACTGAAATAACAGGTGTTCAGCAAACATTTCAGGAGAGAATTGAGCTTCTCTGGGCCGTAGTTATTTCTGTTAAGTAAGGTGCACTACAGATGTGACTGTCTATTGAGCCCCAGCAACCTTGATATTCGCGGATCTCAGACTCAAGTAAGGGCTGCTGGGCAGATGTTGTTGCTGGGAGTTGGGTGGTCTCCTAGGAGGGTTCCACTCAAGTTTGCAGCACATGGCTTTTCCTGGGGAAACCATGTGTAGGCCTGGATTACTTGTGCCCTACGCAATCCTGGTTACTCCAGAGCTATTACTGCACCCTCCCTGAGAACATCTGGACTCTTAACATTGTAGAAAGAGTAAACAAGCTTTGTGGCTAACCAGACATGGGGTCCAGTCTTGGGCCTAGCACTTACAAGTTTAACCCTGGACAAGGCATGCACATTTCTGGGTTTATTTCCTAATCTGTATTAGGAACGTAAGTTAGGTCACCTACAGTTGTTGTGACGATTAATTCAGTGTGAGCTATTGCATCCAGATTGGACAGCATATGCCCCAATACGATGAAAGGGAGATTCCATGTCTTAAAAGTAGTAGCAGTGGCTCACCCTGAAAGAGCAAATGCCTGTAAGATGTGAGCTTCTGCCTGGTGTGTGGTGACCACAAAGCACAGGtggcaaaaaaaaatcatcattttccAGACTCCAGCATTTTAGTTAAATACGCACAATTTTATTGATTGAAGAGATTAGGACAAAAACATTAAACCAAATACAGGACAAAGCACCAGAGGCCATAGATCCCCACCATGCATGTCAccaacctctcctcctccaaggtACTTAAAAAATaggggagagggaaaaaaaaaggtccTTCTTGACACAGCACCATCttcagaatgttaaaaaaaaaaaacaaccttctcTCCTTTCTATCTTCCATTAGCAAAATAGAATCAAGGGCAAATCCATGGCCGCCTTGTCTCCTGGTTACGAAGGGTGAAGCCGCCCTCCTGGGAACGTGAGGACAGGGCTCCTGCTGCGCAGGCATAAAGCATCCAAGAGTCTGCACATACATGCCACACACTATTATGAAGCACAGATTCAAGTAACATTTACATACTAGAGTCCACGTGTCACCTACCCAAAAACAGGAccatttcacaaaacatatacaGGCAGTCAAATCCGAACAAGTGAGGTACTGGGAACACAAATATTTATGCCAAAAGAGTTCTGTATCATACAGCAATAGAAAAGCCgtaataaaaaacattttgccACTCGAAATCAAATAAAGCTATCTAGAAAAGCCAAGTAAAAGGTTATTTCAGAGACAGAAATACTCAAACAaggaaaaagaattataaatgttAACTACAGCATGTAATATGTCATCCCAAGTCAACCCGTAATTGAAGTACTGGCTTAATACATCACAATGTGACATTTTCCTTAATAAATAGAAGAGTTCTTGAAAATACAAAGGTGCGTATTGGGATAGAgagctgtttttatttatatcatcATAGCTTTCAGCTAATTATCCTTCCCGCTTGTCTCTACTGAGGGTTTTTGTCCAAACCAGAGGGCCTTACAAGCCAAAAGGATCATTCTCCGTAAAGAAAACTAAATAGCTGCCCTGTATTTTATACATGTGGGACAACCTGCTTTGTTTCACTAGTTTCtaataaaacaaagacaaatgttTAGTTGCGATCAGAGTACTGCAAAAGCATCAGACTCCAGGAGCTTGCTAAAATCTCAGGCCATTGCTATCATCTCAGCAAAGAGGAATGCCTGTCACACAAACCCTCATTGTTCAAAAGCAAAACATGAAAAAGGAGTtggatttctcttttcctttcttcttcccttttctttcccccTTTAAACTAAGATAGCAGTAATGCATCTGGACGTTTGACTTCTAATAGCTTCCTGCCACGAACCAATTGACACAAAACAGAATAGCTTGTTAAAGGAcagattttttcccccttcagGGAGCAAAGCATTAACATGTCATTTCCTGACCAGGATATTAAATAGTTTATTTAGAAGAAATGAGTTGAAGTGAGCGATTAAGAGACACAAACtggacttttgttttcttttactgtaGCACCCAGGTTTCATGTCAGTCTGTGTGCaccgaattttttttttaagtgaacctCATTAATTACCAGCTAGGTGGTTggcttgtttaaaagaaaaaaaattcttggccAACTGTTCCTTCCCTGAATCCTAACAAGAAGTTAAATGCTAACAGTGCGATGCCAGGATGTGTGTTTGAGGCAGAGAGTTTTGATTCTGTCAGGATCTGCAACTATTttggaacaaaatgaaaagtgggGTAGGCGGAAGTGGCCCAAGTGGCAAGGGGTGGTCTCCCAGGCTATGTTAGGGAAGACAAGCTCCAGCGGGCTCCCATCCATCTCACCCCAATCCCCATCCCACGCCTCTTGCCCCCATGCTACGTGGTCAGTCAGCTCCTTGAAGGTTTTCCTGCTCTGAACCAAGAAACTTAAGAGTGTGAGTGTCTTTCTTGCTACTCAGCCAGGCAATTCGTGTCCCCTGGAAGAACTCCTTTCCGCTGCCCTCGCTCACTCCTGGAACCTGCTAAGTCTCCGTGGGGCATGAGCTCAGTTAAAGAAAGGGTCCAAGTTCTCTTCCATGTTGACGTCCGGCACCAGCTGGTCAGACACTTCCTTAGCACCATATCCTGAATTCGAGACGCTAAAATCTGTAGAAAACCAAGGATGGTCCAGAATTTCCTGCGAGGTCAGCCGCTCTGAGGGCTCCCGACGCAGAATGCTTCGGATGAGGCACTTGGCCTTGGGCGACAGAGTCTCTGGAATGTTGAACTGGCCACGCCGGATCTTGCTGAAGAGGGAGCTGGGTTCAATGTCATGGAAAGGGTACCGCCCCACCAACATGGTGTACAGCATCACCCCCAGGCTCCACACGTCGGCTGCTTTGCCCGAGTAGCTGCCACTGGTGTTCAAGATCTCTGGGCTTACGTAAGCCGGGCAGCCATGCTTGTCGGAGAGGGAATCATCATCTCCCCGCAGAATGTAGGCGTCTTCCAGGCTTTCCAGCTTGACCCGAGTCCtgcaagaaaggaggaaaacatAAGCTCCTGAGGGTGCTCAGAGGCACGTTACCACCAGCATCATAACATAACCGACTGTAGTGTTTCTGAAGACTCCTcattcacattcattcattcacgcaTTCATCTGACCAGCCAAACATTACTCACTGAGCACCTTCTAGCTGCCAGCTACTATTCCAGGGCTGAGGACACCCACATGGGTGAACAAGACTGACAAGGTCTTTTCATGCAGCTGATAATCCACTGGGGAGCTCAAACCTTGAGCACCTTAGCGAACCATGAATCACATTATCATCACCCCTGCGATGAGGGAACAAGAGATTAACTAGCTTTCTCAAAGTCACATTTGCATAATGATAGGGCACCACAGAATTCAAACCGAGATCTAACCAACCAGGAAGCCCACAGCTTTGTCTACAACTTTTGGCAGACTTGTAACTAACATGACAGACCACAGTCCACAAAGACCTTTCACCTTACTTGCATTTTGGCCTCACTACAGCCCTTTGTATTAGACATGTAGGATATtaatatcccattttacagatgagaatatcGAGACTCAGAGAGTTCAGGTAACTTCCCCAAACCTGTTAGGTGGGAAATGGAGAAGACTTGATCCCACATCTTCCTAAGTTGATGCTGCTGCTCTTTCTGCTATACCATGTGCCTCTCTTTAGGACCAGGCAGGAAGCAGGGAATGTTCAAGCAGGAGTGGACTCCTATCACCTTGTCCTTCTGAGGCAAACACCCTCATATCAAGACCATCTTCTTTCCCTGGTCAGGCCCAGTgtctcaaacctgtaatccccacactttgggaggccaaggcgggtggaccacctgaggccgggatttcaagaccagcccggccaacatggtgaaacctcatctctactaaaaatatgataattagcagggcgtggtggtgcacacctgtaatcccagatactcaggaggctgaggcaggagaatcgtttgaacccgggaggcggaggttacagtgagctgagatcgcactactgcattccagcctgggtgacagagtgagactctgtctcaaaaaagaaaaaaccacctTCTTTCCCCAGATTTCCTGCCGCCTTTGTCTTCTGTCCTGCCCCTCAAACTCCCAAGGCCTTGTCCTTGACCAGGTTCTAACATCTGACGAAGGTCACCCACATCTTCTGCCTGTGCACATCTGTGATTCCAATTTCCTACGTGTCTGCATGCGTAGGGTGTGTGTGAACAGAACCATGAGCCCAAGATCCTTCTCAAACTAGGCATCCTACCCCCAGTCTTTCCCTCCCATTTAAGGGCCATCGTGGTTGCTGACAGGAAAGTAGAACTCTCCAGGGTATGCTCAAGAAAAGAGGTAAGAAATCCTGCATTAAACTGCCTGGAACCCAGCATGCATCCTTACACAGTAAGATCTGATGTCATCGTTGTGTATGACATAAATTAAGTGCTCAGGAAATACTTTTGGAAGTGAGTTGAATTCTTATCATTAACTATACCTAATCTACTGTGAGGGCCAGGATGCGCGGTGACTTGTTCAAGGCTATGGTGAAAGTCACTGAGAGCTTCCTCCACCCAGCGCCCCAAGCTCCTAGACCAGCCTCCTCTCCTTAGCTCAGGGGCCTCCTAAgaattcctgttttcctgcccTACTGTTCTTTGAGTGGAAAGTTAGGAATTGCTACCTTCCCGTGCTCAAAATTGAAATCTTCCTCTGACTCTCCTGGCTAGGGCACTGCCTCACAGAGTTGTAGGTAGTCCTTGGGTCTCAAAAGCTCAGTTAATCTATCCCATCATCACACCCCTGGAGGCTTGCAGAGAAGGTGAAGAGGGATGGGGAAGAGTTGGAGTTAGGATTAAGACAGCATCCACAAGGGCTGTCTCACTCACATCACGTATTTCCTTCATCTCAAAAGCACACATGCAAGCGCACGTGCAAGCATCTGCCCTGTTTGCCCCGAAGTGCAAAAAAAGCTCAAGTAAGCATTGAATAAGAAAGAGCTTGGAAAAACCACATTGGGTCATAAGTCAGAGCTTGTGACTCAAGTCCATCTCCTGCTGTTTCTCTTCCTCCGTCTGCCTGAAGGTCTTAGCCTTTCAGCGTGATCACCACAGCCACTAAGAGCCATAGAAGGGGGGCAAGGTTCAAGTTAACCAAAAGATTGCTGCTGGGAGTTCTCTACAGCAAAAGGTTTGGTGAAATCCTGGGTTGACTCTAAGGCCTCATATTTTGATTACAGGAGTTCAAAGCTCAAGGAGTGACTACTTTCCGTATTAATTTCCACCAACGAACAAACAATAGTTGTGGTCATGGGAAAAGGCACTGGGCTAAGAGCTAGGAAGGCAGTTTCCAGCCTAGGCTCTGTctctcacctgctgtgtggctatGGCTGAGTCACTCAACTTCTCTGTTATTCAGACCTAAAGAGGAGCACTAGACAAggaagtctttaaaaaaaaattacgtgGTAAAATAGACACAACATAACATGTACCATCTTAAACCAGTTTTAAGTGTACTTcattggcattaagtacatttacactGTCATGCAAACATCTGGACAAGGCAGTCTTAAAGTCTCTGCCAGTTTTATCATTCTGGCATTCTGTAATACCCATCTCTCCCCTTTTTACGTGCTCACTCACATTCTATTATAATCTATGGAATACATAGTCTTCGGCGCCTATAGCTAATGTTCTACAAAAACAGGAAGAATCTACATGTGCTAATCTGGAATGGAGCTGATTAAAAACAAATCTCTTTTGTCCTTTTGCGTTCCCTAATCTAAGGTGGCAGGTGGAGCTGGCCCACGAGACTTACTAGCTGTCGAGATGCGACGGAGGTGAAAAGGTGAAACCCAAGGggcagaggaaaggaggaggaaggcgGGGATCTCGAACCACAGGCACGGTGAGTTCTCTCCACAGCTTCCTCTACCCCATTCTCACCCAGCGCAAGCCAGACTCCTCATCTCCAATTTCACTGTTTTAGCAGCAGAATAGCTATGGAAAGAATTACAACTGTGGAAATAAtagtaagaagaaaaacaagctcTCCCATCTGTGGGACAAGGGGCGGTCCAGTGGAGCAAGCATGGACCTTGGTATCAAAGGGCCCAGGTTTTGCCCAGGTTCCTCTGCCCCAAACCTGCAGTGGTGATGCAGCTCATCCAGGTGGAGGCCTAGGGCTTGGTCACGGCTGCAGGGTGACCCCCAGGGACTCTCGACCATCTCTTGGACcacactccctctctctccatcccAGCCTGTTTGCTGTTCCTCACATGCCCTGCTTGGCCCCAGTCCTTCTGAGGCCTTTGCCACAGTGTCCCCTTGCCCTAATTGTGCTTCCCCAACTGTGTGACAGCTCACTTTTGTCTTGTCTCTGCTCCAATGAAGGTTATTAAACTTGATCCTGTCCATCCTACACTACGGAGCACGCCCTCCTCCTCTTTTCAGCATGGGAGATATTGTACATTTACATTTCATGATTTACTATGTATCATTATGGTGATCATTTCGGGATGATCACCTCACTTCCCACCTCCAAGAGCCCATGGGCATGTGGTTGATGTCATTTTGTACGCAGAGAACAACACTTAAGTTTGCTGCTGTACCTTGAGTACCTAGATAAGTACCTGGCACAGGGCAGATACACAGTCCATCAATGACAGGGACAGTCCTGCTGTCGACCCCAGGGGGAGCTTCAGTGCACTCACCGGGAAAGGAACAAGGGCCGGTGCTCTGCCTACCTGGCCAGGGTTTAGTGGCAGTCAATGAGAGCTCTACAGAGGATGGGCTTTGTAAATGACAGCATCAAGGAATCTCCCATAGTGATAAGGGGGTGGGGATATCAGGCATCTGTCAGTAAAGGTGGGAGGGAGATATGACTACAGGGACTTGAATTTCTCCTCGCTCAGTCTTGTCAGGGTGCAGAGCTCACCACCTCAAGCTTTTCGTGCAAGGGACCCTCGACCATCTCCCTCTCACTCCTTCCCAGCCTGTTTGCTGTTCCTCACATGCCCTGCTTGACCCCAGTCCTTCTGAGGCCTTTGCCACAGTGTCTCCCCACCTGGATTGTGCTTCCCGACTGTGTCAGCTCACTTTTGTCACATCTCTGACCAAATCTGAGGCCCTTTTCCATTCCTATCCCTTTCCAGGTCACAATTTTAGATTCTGACTTTTTCCTtcacctcctcctgcccccaggtGTCCCCACATTCAAAGCATCCTAACCCCTCTTTCTGGAAGCCTCAGAAAATGGTTAAGGCCTCCACTCTGTCCACTAACCCTGGCCttctcccaagctggagttcacCTTTCACCTTTCCTACCTCAAGATGAGCACCCAGAATCTAGGCCCGATACTTCATGaatttgagaataaaatgaaaagaccaTCCCACATGCTGCCAAATACCAGCTGCCCCTAAGCTCATCTATCCAACACTTCGTGCTCCTTTCCTTCAGAGGCTGAAATTTTAGTGGGGAGGGCCCAGGTCTGCTTGTCACATTTGGTTCGGCACATGCTGCAGAAGGACAACCACAAAAACCAGCCCAGGTCAGAGAGCAAAGCAGTGTCCTGAGGCCACAGAGACCTGGGTTCAAGATCAGGCCTTGAAAATTACAAAGTACCAAATGGCAGATGTCATCTATGTACCTAATGCATGCGAGGCACTTACACGTATAGTCTCTTTAAAGTTTAGGAGATCCATTTCCAAGGCAGGTACTATGATTCCTTTTCTCATGGACAATGAGCCTAATGCTCAGAGAGTCTGAG
The genomic region above belongs to Gorilla gorilla gorilla isolate KB3781 chromosome 12, NHGRI_mGorGor1-v2.1_pri, whole genome shotgun sequence and contains:
- the TRIB2 gene encoding tribbles homolog 2 isoform X2, which produces MHSFVRTCKKLREEEAARLFYQIASAVAHCHDGGLVLRDLKLRKFIFKDEERTRVKLESLEDAYILRGDDDSLSDKHGCPAYVSPEILNTSGSYSGKAADVWSLGVMLYTMLVGRYPFHDIEPSSLFSKIRRGQFNIPETLSPKAKCLIRSILRREPSERLTSQEILDHPWFSTDFSVSNSGYGAKEVSDQLVPDVNMEENLDPFFN